The following are from one region of the Corynebacterium hindlerae genome:
- a CDS encoding FecCD family ABC transporter permease: MLRESCVPVKAIVSSLTLLAVVTFVFSLTLGSVHYAPAEVIEVLRNRLTGSPVNDPSVDAVVWQLRAPRGLLALIVGAGLALAGVLMQTLVRNPLADPYLLGVSSGASVGATAVITFGVFSGIYALAIGALLGAVVATACVFFVAMIQGGLTPLRLILAGVVLSSAFSAMASFLVFKSSDARAAQSVMFWMLGSVSGAQWNKLLLPLVMIIAGSILAVVISRPLDAMVAGPDTAASLGVRVELLRNVLFLAQAALVGIMVAVAGGIGFVGLIIPHLARMLVGSIHRRVIPVAMTLGAVFLLWVDIIARVVVAPQEIPLGVVTGLIGAPLFLFIMGRGTYRFGGQA; encoded by the coding sequence ATGTTGCGGGAGAGTTGTGTGCCGGTAAAAGCAATTGTGTCTAGCTTAACTTTGCTGGCCGTGGTGACCTTCGTTTTTTCCCTCACGCTCGGGAGCGTGCACTACGCGCCGGCTGAGGTGATTGAGGTACTGCGCAATCGTCTCACCGGTAGCCCTGTGAACGATCCTTCTGTAGACGCGGTGGTCTGGCAGCTCCGGGCGCCCCGCGGGCTGCTAGCCCTGATCGTCGGCGCTGGCTTAGCGCTGGCGGGCGTGTTGATGCAGACCCTGGTTCGCAACCCGCTGGCGGACCCTTATTTGCTGGGCGTATCAAGCGGTGCGAGCGTTGGTGCCACCGCCGTGATCACTTTCGGTGTGTTTTCGGGAATCTACGCCCTCGCTATTGGCGCGCTGCTCGGCGCGGTGGTGGCCACCGCCTGCGTGTTTTTCGTCGCGATGATTCAGGGTGGGCTGACTCCGCTGCGGCTGATCTTGGCGGGCGTCGTGCTCTCATCGGCGTTTTCCGCGATGGCAAGTTTTCTGGTGTTCAAATCCAGCGACGCCCGTGCCGCGCAGTCGGTGATGTTCTGGATGCTGGGGTCCGTTTCCGGGGCGCAGTGGAACAAGTTGCTCTTGCCTTTGGTGATGATCATCGCCGGGTCGATCTTGGCGGTAGTGATCTCGCGCCCCTTGGACGCGATGGTTGCCGGGCCCGATACGGCCGCGTCCCTGGGTGTGCGGGTGGAGTTGCTACGCAACGTGCTTTTCCTGGCGCAGGCCGCGTTGGTGGGGATTATGGTTGCGGTGGCCGGCGGAATTGGCTTTGTTGGTTTGATTATCCCGCACTTGGCCAGGATGTTGGTCGGCAGTATCCACCGGCGAGTGATTCCCGTTGCGATGACGTTGGGGGCCGTTTTCCTGTTGTGGGTTGATATTATCGCTCGCGTGGTGGTGGCCCCGCAGGAGATCCCGCTGGGTGTGGTCACCGGCCTGATCGGCGCACCGCTCTTCCTGTTCATCATGGGGCGCGGCACCTACCGATTTGGGGGACAAGCATGA
- a CDS encoding ABC transporter ATP-binding protein: MIEVSGISCEVRGTTILHDISFTTTRTCAIVGVNGIGKSTLLRTLAGIRKAAAGQVLIDGHPVHLMKPRERATRLAFLGQEEVLGGDLKVHEVVALGRLPHMRPWEKGGNVDEALAQVGLSHLKDRYCDELSGGQRRLVLVARMIAQDTPVVLLDEPTNHLDVRHQLEILEILRGLNKVVVATMHDLDLALAHFDDVVVLHEGTVLATGPSDEVLVPENIRKAFRVQAQVVRLAQLERPHLVIEEKE; this comes from the coding sequence ATGATTGAGGTCTCAGGCATCTCCTGCGAGGTTCGCGGAACAACGATCCTGCACGATATTTCCTTCACCACTACGCGCACCTGCGCCATCGTTGGGGTGAACGGCATTGGAAAGTCGACGTTGTTGCGGACCCTCGCCGGGATTAGGAAGGCCGCCGCGGGGCAGGTGCTTATCGACGGCCACCCCGTGCACCTGATGAAACCCCGAGAGCGCGCCACCCGGCTTGCTTTCCTAGGGCAGGAAGAGGTCCTCGGTGGTGACCTGAAGGTGCATGAAGTGGTTGCGCTCGGCCGATTGCCACACATGCGCCCGTGGGAGAAGGGCGGGAATGTTGATGAAGCATTAGCTCAGGTAGGGCTGTCCCACCTGAAGGATCGCTATTGCGATGAGCTTTCCGGCGGCCAGCGCCGGTTGGTGCTGGTGGCGCGGATGATCGCGCAGGATACCCCGGTGGTGTTGCTGGACGAGCCGACGAACCATCTAGACGTGCGGCATCAGTTAGAGATCCTGGAGATTCTGCGGGGACTGAACAAGGTTGTGGTCGCCACTATGCATGACTTGGATCTAGCGCTGGCCCATTTTGATGATGTGGTGGTGCTGCACGAGGGAACTGTGCTCGCGACAGGCCCATCGGATGAGGTGTTGGTGCCGGAGAACATTAGGAAGGCGTTCCGGGTGCAAGCGCAGGTGGTGCGCTTAGCCCAGCTCGAACGTCCACATTTGGTTATTGAGGAGAAGGAATGA
- a CDS encoding ABC transporter substrate-binding protein translates to MKKVLATCLVLALAGCSAPEESKGEIELVNCGETVTYERPEKLWVNDGSLIATALAAGAGDKIVNVSSLARDRKVLTEKYGDRVNKLNEVNEKYPSLEELVAAAPDLYFAGWNYGLGEDKNVLPETLKEHGIDTYVLSESCRQADGKRGTMDPWEAVDTDLRNIAKLAGDTDEAERVIADIKQRREAMANNKSGKKVFVFDSGTDTIFTSGKFGGPQAIIDAAGGVNAAEDINDTWTTVSWEKLITEQPDVIAFVDYPGQEYEEKVAVLKAHPAAKDLKAVKEERFVNLPYAMWTSGPLNIDAAEALHAELAKVAE, encoded by the coding sequence ATGAAAAAAGTATTAGCAACCTGTTTGGTGTTGGCGTTGGCTGGCTGCAGCGCCCCGGAGGAATCCAAGGGCGAAATTGAGCTGGTCAACTGTGGTGAGACAGTGACCTATGAGCGCCCCGAAAAACTCTGGGTCAACGATGGCTCCTTGATCGCGACCGCGTTGGCGGCGGGAGCTGGGGACAAGATCGTCAATGTGAGTAGCTTGGCTCGTGACCGGAAGGTGCTGACAGAAAAGTACGGTGACCGGGTAAACAAGCTCAATGAGGTCAACGAAAAGTACCCAAGCCTGGAGGAACTCGTCGCCGCGGCCCCTGATTTGTACTTCGCCGGTTGGAACTACGGACTGGGCGAGGACAAGAACGTGCTGCCGGAAACCCTGAAAGAGCACGGCATAGATACCTATGTGCTCAGCGAGTCTTGCCGTCAGGCAGATGGCAAGCGCGGAACGATGGATCCGTGGGAGGCCGTGGATACGGATCTGCGGAACATCGCCAAGCTTGCCGGTGACACAGACGAGGCAGAGCGCGTGATTGCGGATATTAAGCAGCGTCGGGAAGCAATGGCGAACAACAAGAGTGGCAAGAAGGTGTTCGTGTTCGACTCCGGTACCGACACCATCTTTACGTCCGGCAAGTTCGGCGGTCCGCAGGCCATCATCGACGCCGCCGGTGGTGTGAACGCAGCCGAGGACATCAACGATACGTGGACTACCGTGAGCTGGGAAAAGCTCATCACTGAGCAGCCGGACGTAATCGCTTTCGTCGATTACCCGGGCCAGGAGTATGAAGAGAAGGTGGCCGTGCTCAAGGCCCACCCCGCTGCGAAGGATCTGAAAGCGGTCAAGGAAGAACGCTTCGTCAACCTGCCGTACGCGATGTGGACCTCGGGGCCACTAAACATTGATGCAGCGGAAGCGCTGCACGCGGAGCTAGCGAAGGTCGCTGAGTAG